The genomic stretch ATTCCTATGTTGAACTATctgcaattatataataacttaaaggataagtaaaaaaaaaatgtattaatattttcGGCTTGGGAACCTTGTTATAACTTGAACTACTAGACAAATAGACTAACTGTAGGTACattaatgcattttaaaatgtgCCTGTTTGAATACCTATCTTTGAATAAAAAAGGCTAACTATTTCAGGCATAAAATCTACAGACTGCATaaagtaaatacattatacctactggatatattttaacatacgaGCCCTATAATACCTACGACGTTCTTATCAATGTAGGTGCGGTATTTTCTCGTTAGTTCGCTTTACGACATCAGACGACCTTGTGCAACAGTTACAATACGCATAAATACGGATCAACAACGGTCATTGACTACAAAAACGCGTGGGACCTCGGAATGTGTTACAGAGGTGGATCATAAGGAAGTCACATTGCGTGCATCCAGTTCCTTAAAGTGGAAACGACGGACAGACAATAAAACAATGCCGATCGatgcgtaggtaggtacttatttgacTTTATAAATACATAGTGCAATCGCTTTGCACTAATGTATCGCCCATTACCAATAATATCTCCAAGTCATTATTGCTCTGTGAACACATTCGCTACCGGATATAGTCACTCAAATTAAAAGAGGCTTGCAATCTTCTATGCGTTTAATGACATTTATCACCCATTAATTGACTGTATCAAATATAAACGATGTACTTATCAACCTATTGGTGTTCCGGCGAAACacatggatttaaaaaaaaactgccgcACCCATTTGAGATTAGtgtaggtactaggtaggtacattaatcGTAGGCTGCATAGTCATAGGGACTATGTCCAGCGCTGCTTGAGAATAACAAAAACTCGTACGTAAAGTACCTAGGCACTTCGCACATAAGAAGTGATAGTTGGGCGTTTATTACAGGAGCATTCAAACATAGAACAGAGTGCCTACCTAAGGGAGACACGGACGTCATCAAATACCACGTATAACAATGCAGTATAAAGAATCCGTAATCAGGAATTCAAATGCACACAAAACATATCACTTAGCTCCCGAATGTCGCTGAATCATCATCAACCGATTCTGATCTCATCGGAGCTATTGTAGAAATATCTCAGTGTCAAATATTTCAAGTGATCAAATCTaaaattaggagatccgtagatgaactagagttactgacatagctcagagaGATGCGGAGCTGAAGTGGGCATGGCGCATATCTCGaagaaccgatgaacgttggggtcccaagatgctgTAATGGCTACCCCGGCCCCGCACCGGTACACACAGCGTCGATCGGCCCCAGACGAAGTGGacagtcgctgggagccgctagaaACAAGCGGCTTAGGGCCGTGAATTTTAAAACTCCCtactaaagacctatgtccagcagtgaaggTCAATcgtttgaagtgatgatgacgatgatgacaaagtctcctttcagaatgagaagggtttaggccttagtccaccacactagccAGGTACGGATAAGTAGACGACCCacgaccttgagaacattatggaaaactcttaggCTTCCAAACgatgttttaagtaataaatgttAGGCTTTCGCGCTCTTTCAATATAAACTTTATCTACTGGATGTCTGGTGAACGCAACATTCAAATGTGATAtctatcgactttttgtttttatgccAATTCGCAGCTGCCTCGACACTGAATTTAGAATTCAAAACTTTTGGCCCCTTTTATGCTAGTGaggtgaaaaataatatttctcttttattatttaggcACCTTATTAAAAGATTTATTCCATTTTTTGAATCCATTCCTACAGAATCCTATCCTGAAATTTAGGAAATTAGGTATGTACCCATACCTAATTTACGCGCTCTACAAGCTATCGCTCTTATCGCTACATTAACGAGATTTGTAAATTGTCGGTGATCCACACATCTATGAGTAAGAACATttctaacaataatattaatcatattattttattacgtagATTTCGATGTTCGAATAGCTAGACTGAAGTGTTTAAATTCTCTGTGAGCTAAACGACATAAGCCTAAGTTACTTTATCaatagataaaattataataatatcttgtTCACCTTGCtatgcatatatttttatttattttgtatgttgAGGGAATATAAAATGTGAATATAATGGCCGAAGGGTATCCACTCCTATTCTGTTTTACTTGCCAGCATTTAAAAGGAAAACTTTCAGTATACATACGTGGACACCTAAATAGCAGCTGTCCACATACTACCTATACCTATGGTACCTATGGTGTTTACCACAATACGACTTAGTCACGTAAAATGATAACATTCAGTGGATTCACTAAAGGAAAACGTAGGTAACAAAATTccatacataagtacattaaatctattcgaaataagttttataaggTTCCTTCGGCTCTCTTATTTGCCCGTTTAAACGGAAAATCAGTAATGCACCGATAAACATAACGTTAACTAGGTACTTAAAGATAAAGATGTTATCGCATCTACCTGCTAATTTTGACACTCATCTGTAAAACTAGTACAGCACTAAGCAGCCAACCTATTGACCTGTACAACCGCAACCAGTTATAGATACCTTTGATTAACGAAAATGATTAAACCTATAGATACCTTTGATTAACgaaaattaaatgattaaacTTAATAAGTCGAAAAAATACTTACACTGTTGGTACATATTCCGTAGGGAATTCATTTCGAGTGTACACGTACAATAGGCAGGTTTTGCCCACCATACCGTCGCCCACTACTGTAATTTTCAGTCTCGGTGCCGTCCCCATAGTGCGGACCACGGCATCCGATAAAGACAAACGGTCACACACAAATCACAACTCACAGTTGAAACAATAACTGCTATTGTTTTAGCACTCGTTTTAACTACAACCGTAGCATATCGAATTTTAGCGATGACTTGATCATAGGTAAGACAATTCGGTCCTTGACGGTTCTTATCAATCAGTGATGTAACGATCTTATCAAAGTCGGAGAAACATAACGATAACGcggcaaattaaaattaaaacaggcGCGCGCGCTCTTTGCTAGTCAAAAGCGAAATGAtcacaaatattataatgagtATGATTCAACTGTGCGGTTTGTCACGACGAATCGGCATTTACGTCGGCGGCCGGCGGCATGTGTCCGCGGAAGGCGCAGGTCCTAGAGAATATAGTCGTAATTAATTCTGTCAACGTACTCTGCCCAAACTTTGCTAACAAATAGACTACGTCACTCTACTAAGCATATCGGCAGATACATACGAAACAATATTTTGGTTTATTAATCTGCACAAATGTTGAACCGTCGTTATCTTGATTGGCCATAATGATCAAGAgttatcattataataattagttaagtACTAATCAGTTCGTTGGTAGGTGCCTAGGAGCCTAGTCACCCAACcgtatagttaaaaaaaatacttacatttaAGATCAATCCAAGCTTTTAAGTTAATTGATTTGCGATAATTACTATCAAAAAATTTTAAGCAAATGTCTTTAGGCTTAGATTTTGATAGTAACTTAAATGTTCGGTACTTTCTATGTCGTTTTACTGAATAAGTAATAGTTTATCCAAACACTTTCCCATACAATAACAAAATGATATAATaacgtatatttaattattatttattatatactgtatcaaaaaatagttattaacaatattggtgattagttatgttttaattaagcTTAAGTGTAATTTTTAACGAATACTGAAATTAATGAGATCAGTCAGTTCTTATaagtacaaattataaaatgttaattattaatcacttattaatattatataattggtAACATTAGTTGACAATTTTTTCATATGCTAATTCGTTAATTATGTGCAAGTTATTTTTTCAGCTTCACATTGCTAATGCCTTCTAGGATAATTTCTTCCTTAAGTGCCAAAACTTCTCTAATAAGATCCTGGTTGCTAGCTTGCAACTGAGATATTAAGGCTCTATGTTTCCTCTCACGTTCCTTCAGTTGCACCATAGTGGAGTCGCAAATATCCGCGCACGGAGTGTAACTCTctgttgaacaaaaaaaaacaaattgccAACTGTATAATcgatactaaataaattaaaaattaaagaatgtgTCTGATAATAGAGATTCAAGAATTTGTCGGATAATAGAGTAGCCTAAGAGTAACAGAATACTAAGAGTACGCCTCGAGTCCGGATTTTTGTTCAGATCCAATGATGTTATACTCTCAGTTCCGAAGTGAAAATCATACAatgtataacaataaaatattcaataataatagacGTCGGATTACCGGGGCTCCAagaagaggatttttttttgtttgtctgtttatattaATTCTGTTACCTACACGTTGTAAAATTTCAGTAAAATTAAGATTTCAGCCTCAAATaatggtattttaaaaataaactttcacgATATGTTTTATCCGCGTGCGTTCGTCTTTATGCATACTGTATGTAGCATACAGAAATACTATGTTCTATACAAATACTGGTCGTTGGTAGTTATAGAAAAAGTACGCGAAACCATATTATCATCCCttataacaaagcaaaaataataacataaaacttaataaaaaatttaataaaccccCTACAATAGGCCATTCTTGtgaaaaatactaatataattcGACATTTAGGCACACTACTGACTTAACGGTTCAACCTTTCGGGAGCTACGGTGCAAAAGAGAcaaacacaaacaaacttattttttttgattttccatTGAATTTACGCCGTGTTGTTtggaataaatacttattaattataatatacatataaccactcagacactgaataacatacatgtttatcacaaacattgttcagttgtgggaagcgaacccacggccttgaactcagaaagcagggtcgctgcccattgcgccaatcggccgtcaaatttctTCTTCAGAATTCTCGTAGCCAATAACATTACGTTTCTATTCAACTATTATTCAACGTAATATTAAGTTATTCGACGCAGGTGAAACCATGGGGAACAGCTAGTCTTCCTAGTTCGAAATAGTAGTAGTATGAAAGGCAAAGGTGTTTCTTACTCTATCTCGCGAGAACGGCTAGAAAGATCTGGATGAAAATAGGCacagatataaattatatcgatTGGAATAGCAAATAGTCTATTTATTCTGTTtaactaattttttatttaaaaataccataATATGTGGAATAAGTTGTTTATACTTAATTAGGagatatttataggtttggccaattttaatttattaaatagtaaataagataattgttccaagctatggaattttatccattataaatgttattattacatCATAAAGAggaatgaattttttatttgattgtatgtttgtttgtttgtacccaataagCTCTGAAGATAAACCTAAGTTATTgggaagtaacataggctaaattatacaaaaaagatTGGAGATTCTTAAGGAAATTgaaataatgtaacccaaagttgCAAAACGATGTGCACTGCAAAAACTATTGGTGatgtataaatattatgcaCTACATAAAAGTCTGCAAGGAAGTTTTTCTAACTTTCATAGTCAAGtcacaatagcagcttttgtgttcacaaattttaattagATCACCTGTAGAAACAATAGAGTTACATTTATATTGctgtattaattcttattaaataaacagtacTATCATgaagggtatttatatagcagtaagatactttttaattcgttctaatcaaaaattttataaagaaaatattgcaatttaaaaaaaatttaattattagagCTACACAAAACAGTTGTTTTTAGAACCACACTtagttgaaaaatttattttaaaaactacatccGATTTTCTGTCCAGATAAACAGACAGATAAATTAATTGTTGTCAATCATCAATATTTAATTCAACATTAAATTCTTACCCGATTTGTTTCTTATTCTATCCAGCAACTTGTCATTTTGAAGCTGAAGTCTTGCTATCTTATTGTGTAGCAACTTGTCATTAGTCTCTTTTTGCTTAGTTAGCTGGCTTAACTTTGCTCTGGTGTCAAGTAATTTCTGATAAACTTCATCTGACTGATCAGACACTCTTTGGGCAGAGGCAACACATGCTTTAGACTCATTCTTTTCTAAATTCAACTTTTCTTTTAACCTCATAATTGAAACCTTCAAAGATGTAAGACAATGTTAATAttgtgatttaaatttttagttgttgttttttaaaaatatatatgctataAAAGTGTGtgtatataaatagtaaaagtaatgaatataaatataaatagaataattaatataattatagttttatattcatatatttatatagactaaacattgatattataaatgtgaaagtttgtatgttattTACTTGTTCACACCACAATTACTAAATCAATTTAGGTGAAATCCAGAATGAATACAGCTTATACTTAAAATACAATAGTGCCACAAAAACAACTATAGCCCAATTCGATTGTAAGTGGATGAACTCAACTACATATTCCTATATTAAAAGCATTAACCTCACTTAACTAAATTTAGAATCCACAcagattaagtatataattaaatttagttttaaaccaAAACTACAATTATTGAAATAGGTGGTTGTCCCATATTATCAATTATTTCCTTCAATATTACATACCAGCAGTGCATAAAGCTTATTTGCAATGCTTTTTTATGCCTGAAATACCtggtttacataaataaataaagtatatttaattacaacaatacacacatcgccatctagccccaaagtaagcgtagcttgtgttataagtactgagatagctgatgaatatttttttatgattataatacacataaatacttaaaatatacagataaacacccagacacttaaaaacattcatgtccatgacacaaacattttccagttgtgggaatcgaacccacaacattgtacttagaaagcagggccgctgcccactgtgccactcgGCTGTCGCCGATtacatacataaaatgctaacacatacatacaatgcacaatttaagtataaacTTCAACTACATATCATATAGAAAATGTAAACTTAATACATTTAGGATTAAAGGAACATGATCTCAAAATTGCTATTGCATGCATAATACAGGGCATGACGAATTTAAGAGTCTCCAAATATGAAAACTGCTTTATCAAATGGTTCtgtaaatttcattaaaatttttccTAGCTCCCAATTTTTCAGTATCAAAAGCATATTATAtaccaaataaagaaacagACAGTTACAAACAATCACAAGTTTATAATTGGAGATTGGAGTTGTGATTGATTCGCTGTTTCTCTATCACCACACCACCACCACCATACACCATATAAAAGGTAAGTACATACAGATAACTGCTTGTTATTATGTTCTAGTATATGGTTCTGTTCCATCAATCGATCAGCTTTTTCTGTAGTGTTCTTGTGATGTTGTACGAGTGTCCACACTGAATTTATAAGCTTTACTATAGCCTCGGGGCACAGTGTATCATTCTCTACATCAGTGTGCGGATTAAAGACGTAATCTATATTGAAAAGGCCCAGTTcctaaaataatacattattatgtACAGGACCTAAATTATAGGtattaacatataaaattaagtatttgaTAGAACAGTAATCGCCGGATGAATACGTTTTTGAAAATTTACCTCGTGAAGTCCGATTAAACATTGTTTGTAGTTTTTCAGTGTACATGGTTCATATGCCGTAGCCtttttatatctataatttAATAGAAGTTCTTTTACTTCCTCATCCAAACTTTCGAAAGCTAGAGAAgccatattatttattctacccAGTTTATAAATTGTTAAACTCAGCCAAACTAATTGTAAACTGAGTTTCAAACTTCCAAACTATTTAACGAAATCAAAACGTCATTcgtaaaaaattttaagtacggTCTTTTATGCTCTGGACTCTAGCCTTTTAGTGTTAAAAGATGAGGTCAAAACTGATAgcattattgttttaaagcCGTTGTCCTAACAAGGAGAAGAAGCATTATtgtgacttttttatttttaaatgcgtCTGAATGTGTCTTCATGCAAGTTAAAGCGGGTATACTAAATAACAAACGCTTCCTTTTATCCGTTTTATTTTCTCAAATTCTAATTTTTATCTTACAATTAGGTACCTATAGGCTTGGAGTATAGGTTAGGTATTAAATTATTCTGTAAGGAAAGACTTAGAACCTACCAACTGAAAATTGCTGTTGTCTTATTATGTTTTGGTGTTAACGCGGGTGAAACAGCGGGAAACAggtagtataaattaaaataaaaaacacggatctgttaattaataaatatttattaatcttaagtttttttaagattaaacAAACGAATTCCAGAGATAAAGTATTAAACATTTATcaacattaatataaaatggCACTGTTAAAAATATAGAGAGCGATTTACTTCTTCTAGGTGCGttcttagtaaaaataaatatttagatgtGGCTGAATTCTTACGGCTAAGTTATTATTAACTACATCAAAATTCCAAAACTGCACAATCAAAGCACATGTATTCGGTACTGATGCACTGTGAAGATATTTTTAGCGACAACTGGATTCACCAAATGTCACTTTTTCCTTGAATGGTCTATCAGTTTGCTCTGAAAAAAAAGATCGCTTTAAAATTCTAGTAGTCTAGCAGTTATAACATAGAATTATAGGATTTGTCACGTAAAAGCCTCTTGACGACCACACTGTACAGTAGCTATTTTatacattaatgagtgcaattataaatattattgaatatttatattcagtTTGGTACTCCAAGAATGCCTTCCTGACGTTTGTCAGTTGGTCATATATAAACTAGTATAAAACCAAAGTAAACTGATGACATAACCTTGAAAAATAACTTGAAACactagtataaatattttttatttattatttaacattagaTTTAGATCATAAATATACCGTTTATTCTTATAATCGTTAGAcgagaaaataaacaataaatatatttttatctaaaatttcaattcaatcatGACCTGCCAGGAACCCATTCCTTCAATGGCTGAACAATAgagtaaaaagtattaaatttacatattataatacgtTAGTTTAACAATAGGCTTATAACTGTCATTCTGTTATAACCTGAATAAATTGCACCCCACACTGGATGgccagagctctttttacgtgacttACCATTAACCTAGTTACCTTTGCCAAATGAAGTCCAATCTCGCTAAGTCGTTTGTGTTGGTATGTCAGTGGTTCGTGGAGCTTAGCATCACCACGTTTGTAGAAATCACTGTAGTCAAGTCGGAAGGCGAGTGTTTGCAGCGACACCTCAGCGTGTAAAGCAAGCTTTAGAATTAATGTAGTCACGTGGCCTCTGCAagtaaatatcattattattaagagAGATTGttcgagtattttttttttgttttaaattcctAATTTATAGATCTTTCACTATTCCTCTTACTACATTAGATTACTACATCAACTTATACTTAGAATGTAGTCAATGTATactgggctaacttgtagtgaaataataaagaagCATATTGGACGCACCTGTAGGTTCGTGCCCAAACATTTAAATCAGCCTTTCTGTTTGCTAAGAATTGCTGGAATATCTTCCTCTTTTCTTTATCTCGAGCTTCATCTGCGCTACCGACCGGGAACTctcctaaaaaataattaaacattcaattgcatttgtaattattgtttttgcattttatatcaataaagaATTAGGATGCCGTACCATAGTATAGCAATCACCCTAATGATTTCAATTTTTGATGAGGGTTTTAAGGGTTGTAGGCCGGCACACAATTACTCGACTTTATTTGTGTGCTGCTCGcaaggaataaaaataagaagtagTAATTTTAAGCTCATTGTATATACCATTTTAAGCTCATTATATATATGACAAATATAATGTTGATATAGTGTTATTCTATAATCAGCAGCCACGCGGATTAAACCTAAACTTTGGTAAAATGGACAATGTTGGTCATGGAATTCACATTAGTCATTAAATTATGCATAAATGTATGGCTACAGCGCTATAATATTTACGTCTTCTTAAATGCTGCCTAAAGATAACTATGTATATGTAAGTCATCCGCGATACCTCGTGTTACTCGTTCAGCTTTCAACTGCTCTAGTTGATCGCGTCGTTCGAGCTCGCGGTTGATACCAGCGTGCAGTGTCGTCTCAAAACTCCTTAGTGCTAAAGTCTCGTTGAGCACGTTGCCAAGATATGACTGCAGTTCCTAGTAGTGTAATAAATGAAGACTTATTTAACTTTGGCATTGTGATGAACTTTTGGAGTTAAAATGGGGTTAAATTGAAAGTGAAAAGTACGGCTTTAACTTTTCCTTCTGAGGGGACTCGGGTCCTACAATGGGCCGATTAGGTTAGATTGATAACAAAGGCAAACTTTGGAAGGTGGTGGGACTTGTAACAGGACACATTAAACAGACATTTCTCCtttataggtgtcaccgacagccttccgtgcagagcatgcatggagggcTCGATGCTCGAGTACACGGgcgtagcagaacaacgcgagGTCTACCTTAGATCTACTGGGAGCCACTACTTTCCCGAAAGTCCACGTCcgtatacatactcgtatatatacagTAGGTCTGCTGCATTTCGTgacagttttaaatatcttgCCACCAAACGCTGGAACGACATCCCACCACCTTTtagaaatgccaaatcaaagttttgctaaaataaattatatcgctattatctactgaacattcaaaaatctaatgtggcGCTATcctacaataataattacttaaaactaattaaatcaTTATCTCACTAGCaaacttttccattactactaaaataaaaattaatttccaTCCCCTTTCcattatgaagtttactttcttttataaagtttatactttttgtttctaTATGTGATTGCATAACTGGACTTCCCACAActcaataggtactgacagaataccagcgttgtgggtacattcgTATCcagaacattaagctgagtcagaacctttttattggcacgacacatcatagacggctattaataattaagtacaacaTTTTAAGTTAATCCGTATGTAAGTcggtttgtgttgttctggtgaatagacaaattctattctattctattcagtaagcgaagcgcttacgggCGAAAAATGGTCCAGTGAGTAGAAGTATAACCTGTGTGGTGTGGTGTATCATGGCGTGGATGGAGTGCCGGTCGAGTGCGCGGTGGTGCAGTGCCAGCAGGCGGTCGAGGTGCTGCCGCGAGGCGGCCGCCGCTAGCAGCTCGGCCCAAGCCGCTTCCGCCCCCTCGAAGCTGGCCTCCTGCAACGCGCCGCACAGCCGCAGTGCCTCCGCACGCAGGCACGACACACGGCGCATCAGACCCCACACCTCTGACACGTAAGCTAGCTTAAGAGCGTGACATGACCCGCAGGGGTTATTAAATATCTCACGACGGGCTTGCGACAGTCGTAGATCTTGCAATCTTTGATGCCAAATGTCACTTTTGTAAACAACAAGACTCTCGTGAGATACGTTATCATCACCCTACGGGTTCTATTTCACTGTGCGACGctgcaatttatttttgtgatgaCTTTTGAAGAGTCAACGAGCTCGGTcctcaatttttttctaatttaattattataatagcaGAACAAATTAAGATAAGAGAATAAAAAAGTGCCCATTAACAGCTTGATAAAAGCTGTTAAGTAGACGAAATGCTTCTTATCATACATCAACTATAACACTGTAGAAGTTCTccaaagcttaatttgctccgccaaaagagtaatttataatttcttcaatctttatacttcacaccagaTCTTCCACAACGTACTCTTTCGCTCCGACATATTCTGGAGCTTTCAATTAGCAATTTCCTTATAACACAGTCTCTAACCCGGCATTATCTACACCCCGCGATATGTGTGgaggtatttatattttcttccatctttatacttcacaccagaCAGTTCATCCGCAACGGACTATTTCGCTCCTACACAATCTGGAGCTTCCAAATAGCAATTTTTATATAGCACTGTCGCTTACCCGGCATTGTCCTAAGTCTTTTCTGCAGGATGGTGTGGTCGCGCCACGCGTGGTGCAGCGCGTGCTCGATGCGTTTAACTCGCCACAGCTGCGTGAAAAGCGCCCGGTAGCGAGCGGCGCACGTGGCCGGGAACAAAGTGCCTAGGGGCCCGTCGACGCGGTACTGCAATGCGAACACGTCCCACCCGCTGTCCTCGCGACCGTCGCCTGCCAAAACACGCCATGTTTCAATTTacacactgacctctattaccGCTGGACAGGCTGCTGTTACATGTCACGTCTCCAATTGACTGACGCCATAGTGGCGCTGTACGTTGTGAAGATGTAATTTCAGGTCAACGTTCAGTGTAGACCAACACTGAACGTGCTGTGAAACTggagcaaatttttttttattatttcactgatATTTATGACTTTTAGTGACGAATGATGAATATACTCACAGTTCGGATACAGGTTGACGTGTAAACGTGCGAGAACATGCGGCGGCTCAAACTGCGCGTTGGTCGCACGAACGGCTGTCTCCAACGTGCACGTCAGATTGTGTACGTACAAAGATGTCGCCGGCTTGCTTAGTTCCTCcctaaataaaagaaagttcgAGTAGTTATCATCTCTAACAcgtgataaaaatctttaaagccgCGGGGTAGATCAAGTTTCTGATTCCCGATCTGACTGATTCCAAATGGGACAttcttcatttcatttttaagaAGGACAAAAGCTGGTAATTGAATTAAGGGTTGTAACCTGGGGGATGGGGCGAGCGCGACAGCCCGCAATAAAAATAGCCCTAGCGCTCGATATCGAGGGAAAAGATTTCTACTGTTTAAAGAAAAATCAggaaaaaccgcgtccgccatgcacGAAGCCTCCCGCCTTTTCTCCTGTGGCATTAACAGTTGTCATTGGGACGGGTGTATACGCACTGCAGCAGTGTCATGAGGTGGTGCACGAAGTCTCCTTGCGCCATCAGTAGAATACAAACAACACCAATCCTCCCCAAAACGAgttcacaataaatttaaaggaaaatcagaaaaaaccgcgtccgccatgcacGAAGCCTCCCGCCTTTTCTCCTTTGAAATTAACAGTTG from Pararge aegeria chromosome 4, ilParAegt1.1, whole genome shotgun sequence encodes the following:
- the LOC120637816 gene encoding uncharacterized protein LOC120637816 is translated as MASLAFESLDEEVKELLLNYRYKKATAYEPCTLKNYKQCLIGLHEELGLFNIDYVFNPHTDVENDTLCPEAIVKLINSVWTLVQHHKNTTEKADRLMEQNHILEHNNKQLSVSIMRLKEKLNLEKNESKACVASAQRVSDQSDEVYQKLLDTRAKLSQLTKQKETNDKLLHNKIARLQLQNDKLLDRIRNKSESYTPCADICDSTMVQLKERERKHRALISQLQASNQDLIREVLALKEEIILEGISNVKLKK